In Candidatus Chlorohelix allophototropha, one DNA window encodes the following:
- a CDS encoding N-acetylmuramoyl-L-alanine amidase, giving the protein MVAYLIDYKVEWRGCSNFWSGRDGNKLVAIVDHIMQGTMESTDSWFKNRRSDASSHFGVALDGRIWQWVKEDDAAWGNGIPGNPDTSIPWIADCTTKNINYNNVTISIEHEGFSGKAMPDAQYYASLWLHRYLCSKYNIQPNRQYIIGHYQIDKINRAACPGNTFPWNKLMSDLAGLIPPVSIPVFTPPVDTPPITPTDTPPVTTPPVTPTDTPPVTTPPVTPTDTPPVTTPPSTPPAGVDYSRWIEGVTGVVYEKSGPHSVLYNNTYVRLRPSISSYDGTLLRTLSRGATLNFVAYTDLGPVYQNSSRWYLISDDNSGGWVNSRMVS; this is encoded by the coding sequence ATGGTCGCTTATTTGATTGATTACAAAGTTGAGTGGAGAGGTTGTTCGAACTTTTGGAGTGGTCGAGATGGCAATAAACTTGTGGCTATTGTTGACCATATTATGCAAGGTACGATGGAATCAACCGATAGTTGGTTTAAAAATCGGCGCAGCGATGCCAGTAGTCACTTCGGAGTAGCGCTGGACGGACGCATCTGGCAATGGGTGAAAGAAGATGATGCCGCATGGGGCAATGGTATCCCCGGAAACCCGGACACCTCAATTCCTTGGATTGCCGATTGCACCACGAAAAATATCAACTATAACAATGTTACTATCTCGATTGAACATGAGGGCTTCAGTGGTAAAGCCATGCCGGATGCTCAGTATTATGCCTCGCTCTGGCTGCATCGTTACCTGTGCAGCAAATACAATATACAGCCCAATCGTCAGTATATTATTGGGCATTACCAAATAGACAAGATTAATCGAGCGGCTTGCCCCGGTAACACCTTTCCTTGGAATAAGCTTATGAGCGATCTGGCTGGCTTGATACCTCCGGTCTCAATACCTGTGTTTACTCCACCCGTTGATACGCCCCCAATCACTCCAACTGATACCCCTCCAGTGACTACGCCACCAGTTACTCCAACCGATACCCCTCCAGTGACTACGCCACCAGTTACTCCAACCGATACCCCTCCAGTGACTACGCCACCGTCCACCCCACCTGCCGGGGTTGATTATAGCCGCTGGATAGAAGGCGTGACAGGTGTGGTCTATGAAAAGAGTGGTCCGCATTCAGTACTGTATAACAATACCTATGTGCGGTTACGTCCCTCGATTTCCTCTTATGACGGCACATTGTTGCGCACTCTTTCGCGTGGTGCCACGCTGAATTTTGTAGCTTACACCGATCTTGGTCCGGTCTATCAAAATAGCTCGCGTTGGTATCTAATTTCTGATGACAATAGCGGTGGCTGGGTAAACTCACGAATGGTGAGCTAA
- a CDS encoding ParA family protein, which translates to MGPARVIAVAAPKGGTGKTTTTLNLGAALAEMGYKVLLVDCDPQGNLTLSAGVEASNIKNGLDTAIKHYLATYNSELANTIIKSPAGLDLVPSNIRLAGIADELLINSQGVFILQKLLRPVRGSYDFIMIDTLPSLGVLVKNALVAAQEVIIPHESEPLSAEAVAMMLKQIDIIRRSELNPELKVAGILLTKTTRSKLHREIIDFTREEFGKQVPVFKTIIERSVQFAESQALRRTILSYKPRDKGAVAYRNVARELVYGPDAVEEVTLDDSGQGEV; encoded by the coding sequence ATGGGTCCTGCGCGTGTTATCGCGGTTGCTGCCCCTAAAGGCGGAACCGGCAAAACCACCACTACCTTGAATCTTGGTGCGGCTTTGGCTGAGATGGGTTACAAAGTATTGTTGGTGGATTGTGACCCACAAGGAAATCTAACACTCAGTGCCGGTGTGGAAGCCAGCAATATAAAGAATGGTCTTGACACTGCCATAAAGCACTATCTGGCAACATACAATTCTGAACTGGCTAATACCATAATAAAATCACCTGCCGGGCTAGACCTTGTACCGAGCAATATTCGATTGGCAGGTATTGCAGACGAGCTTTTGATTAATTCACAGGGAGTTTTCATTCTTCAAAAATTACTGCGTCCGGTTCGTGGGAGCTACGATTTTATTATGATCGATACCCTCCCCTCTTTGGGAGTATTGGTCAAAAATGCCCTGGTTGCGGCGCAAGAAGTGATTATTCCACACGAGTCGGAACCTCTTTCCGCTGAAGCAGTAGCTATGATGCTCAAACAAATCGATATTATACGCCGTTCCGAGCTTAATCCAGAACTAAAGGTAGCAGGTATTCTGCTGACCAAAACCACCCGCTCCAAATTACATCGCGAAATTATTGATTTCACCCGCGAGGAATTCGGCAAGCAGGTTCCGGTGTTTAAAACCATTATCGAGCGGTCGGTGCAGTTTGCGGAATCGCAAGCTTTGCGCCGCACTATTCTGAGTTACAAACCCCGTGATAAAGGGGCAGTTGCCTATCGTAACGTGGCGCGGGAATTGGTGTATGGTCCGGATGCGGTCGAGGAAGTAACACTTGACGATAGCGGACAAGGCGAGGTATAA
- a CDS encoding ParB/RepB/Spo0J family partition protein produces MASKPKSFLRNRETSPSSASDEDFELVVGVISPGIASKPVFSQNVPVERIEASPFQARRNFDGIDELAETIKAQGFTTRLRVRPHPLKEGYFQLTYGERRLRAARLANLKEVPCDVANYSDPEMMEIGLAENIQRQDLNPMEEARAFRSFMSFGSLTIRELANRIGKNKDYVAGRLRLLEAPEDVQKLVEQKPDAVTAARRIAQLNDPEERRLLIEALLMGKLSKEEIRTIVQAVRTGFDEDSVTTDDTHEKPVRLDVQHPPKPSERELNSRKIGRDLNLILATLARWQIAMPRLSDFERRRIVDAAKDIMFTVKQIQDSGE; encoded by the coding sequence ATGGCAAGCAAGCCCAAAAGCTTTTTGCGAAACCGTGAAACTTCTCCCAGTTCCGCTTCGGACGAAGATTTCGAACTGGTAGTGGGCGTTATCAGTCCCGGTATCGCCAGCAAACCCGTATTCAGCCAGAATGTTCCGGTAGAGCGCATCGAAGCCAGTCCATTTCAGGCACGTCGCAACTTCGATGGAATTGATGAACTGGCAGAAACCATAAAAGCGCAAGGTTTTACCACTCGCCTCAGAGTACGCCCACATCCATTAAAAGAAGGCTATTTCCAGCTTACCTACGGTGAACGAAGGCTTCGAGCAGCGCGGTTGGCTAATCTAAAAGAAGTGCCCTGTGACGTAGCCAATTATAGCGACCCGGAAATGATGGAAATCGGGTTAGCAGAAAATATCCAACGACAGGATTTGAATCCGATGGAAGAGGCGCGTGCCTTTCGTTCGTTTATGAGCTTTGGTAGTCTCACTATTCGCGAACTTGCAAACCGGATCGGCAAGAACAAAGATTATGTAGCCGGACGATTGCGTTTATTGGAAGCACCTGAAGATGTACAAAAACTGGTAGAGCAAAAACCCGATGCTGTGACCGCTGCCCGACGCATTGCGCAATTGAACGACCCTGAAGAAAGGCGTTTGTTGATTGAAGCGCTACTGATGGGTAAGCTCAGTAAAGAAGAAATTCGCACCATCGTTCAAGCAGTACGTACCGGATTTGATGAAGACAGTGTGACCACTGATGACACACATGAAAAGCCTGTACGTCTGGACGTACAACACCCTCCCAAACCAAGCGAGCGAGAACTAAACAGCCGTAAGATAGGGCGCGATCTTAACCTGATACTGGCAACCTTAGCTCGCTGGCAAATTGCGATGCCGCGCTTAAGCGATTTTGAACGCAGGCGAATTGTGGATGCCGCCAAAGATATTATGTTCACCGTGAAACAAATTCAGGATAGCGGTGAGTAG
- a CDS encoding helix-turn-helix domain-containing protein: MPKAKRENEDISESFETLLTRFERLRKEEPDLPKRMAGLVPFVLEVVQGSGGVKQLEQLIHYSSDQESAAELIEAILPILANLTRDVPGLEKDIALLAEKLARNNITVPGISPYEAIRDALAKNTFMQLDNTPWPTAVLQEGEAKGQAQLKPAMLDEQPLMPPEEVEKWSALMWKQREELSDLDADTLDMLSHVWLQQANTADNYAVASVDDFLQMRGLKPKRGGGGRRGGYEPEQRTDMLKALAHIQNLWLNMGEVEVNEELGKKRKLNRSSKQAVQSRAFVITDRMGQTRLDGHMDVQRFAFRPGILFARFLFGPGRQTALLSAKAVQYDPYRQKWEKRLARYFSWQWRVRARLGDYNKPYQVQALLEAVGEELNIRYPAKTRERLEKALEALKEDGVIAGWEYEKWEEQIVEQRGWAEIWLEATILIIPPQAIRDTYRFLKRHGDENAGIDLAFNDGEGMAELVRKTRKDRKLSQAQAAVELGVTQSYLSKLETNQVELSNAFRKRLEEWLSGKNYDQKL; the protein is encoded by the coding sequence ATGCCCAAAGCCAAACGTGAGAATGAAGACATAAGCGAGTCATTTGAAACACTCCTGACTCGTTTTGAGCGACTCAGAAAAGAGGAACCGGATTTGCCAAAAAGAATGGCAGGCTTGGTTCCATTTGTGCTGGAAGTGGTGCAGGGATCGGGTGGCGTTAAACAACTCGAACAATTAATACACTACTCTTCTGATCAAGAAAGCGCAGCTGAGTTAATAGAAGCAATCTTGCCAATTCTAGCAAATCTTACGCGCGATGTTCCCGGACTGGAAAAGGATATTGCGTTACTGGCAGAAAAGTTGGCACGCAATAATATAACTGTACCGGGCATTTCACCTTACGAAGCAATCCGGGATGCGCTGGCAAAAAACACCTTCATGCAGCTTGATAATACTCCTTGGCCTACCGCAGTTTTGCAAGAAGGCGAAGCTAAAGGTCAGGCGCAGTTAAAGCCTGCTATGCTAGATGAACAACCTTTGATGCCACCGGAAGAGGTTGAAAAATGGTCTGCCCTCATGTGGAAGCAACGCGAAGAATTGAGTGACCTCGATGCCGATACACTGGACATGTTAAGCCACGTCTGGTTACAGCAAGCTAACACGGCAGACAATTATGCGGTAGCAAGTGTGGATGATTTTCTGCAAATGCGTGGTTTAAAGCCAAAGCGAGGCGGAGGGGGCAGGCGCGGTGGTTATGAACCAGAGCAACGCACCGATATGCTTAAAGCCCTTGCGCATATTCAAAACCTGTGGCTGAATATGGGTGAAGTTGAAGTGAACGAGGAACTCGGCAAAAAAAGGAAATTGAACCGAAGTTCCAAACAGGCAGTACAAAGTCGCGCCTTCGTAATTACCGACCGGATGGGACAAACACGGTTGGATGGGCATATGGATGTACAACGCTTTGCGTTTAGACCCGGTATTTTGTTTGCCCGCTTTTTGTTTGGACCCGGTCGTCAAACCGCGTTGCTTTCTGCCAAAGCAGTGCAATATGACCCCTATCGTCAGAAGTGGGAAAAGCGACTCGCCCGCTATTTTAGCTGGCAATGGCGGGTTCGGGCACGGCTAGGCGATTATAATAAACCTTACCAAGTACAGGCACTTTTAGAAGCCGTTGGAGAAGAATTAAATATTCGATACCCTGCTAAAACCAGAGAGCGGCTGGAAAAAGCGTTGGAAGCTCTTAAAGAAGATGGAGTAATCGCCGGGTGGGAGTACGAAAAGTGGGAAGAGCAGATAGTCGAGCAACGCGGCTGGGCAGAAATATGGTTGGAAGCTACTATATTAATAATACCTCCGCAAGCTATCCGAGATACTTATCGCTTCTTAAAACGGCATGGTGATGAGAATGCCGGTATTGATCTAGCGTTTAACGATGGCGAAGGAATGGCAGAGCTAGTAAGAAAAACTCGCAAAGATAGAAAATTATCGCAAGCACAGGCAGCGGTGGAACTTGGTGTAACACAAAGCTACCTGTCAAAGCTTGAGACAAATCAAGTAGAGCTATCCAATGCTTTCAGAAAACGGTTGGAAGAATGGCTTTCCGGCAAGAATTATGATCAGAAATTATGA
- a CDS encoding helix-turn-helix domain-containing protein: protein MPSTQLSSTHSEQFSYSLHESEQFVQVPLDVLKADISPAALKLYMVMLSFARQSVSCWASHRRLAEEMGLQPRRVIDLIKELEAAALISVESRAREGQTNIYRLQRRASKPKTTQSYAKSCEGTTQGKTHDSLQDSASNIHESKLHELNTTTPVALDVTDKKIDHSSEISVDSENQSQREICSLLLQCGITTHSAKKLAKIAFQNKRSAKEIEELIQTVRGNERVESIPAYVSRLVEINCLNLGAFNRANTHLSPNRNSSSGLHSGNIKHEKPTDFSKYAPGGKYWYLVASRAN, encoded by the coding sequence ATGCCTTCCACCCAACTTTCAAGTACCCATAGTGAGCAATTTTCATATTCACTGCACGAATCTGAACAATTCGTACAAGTACCGCTTGATGTATTGAAAGCTGATATCAGTCCGGCTGCCCTAAAGCTGTATATGGTAATGCTCAGTTTTGCCCGCCAGTCCGTTAGTTGTTGGGCGAGCCATCGTCGCCTCGCCGAAGAAATGGGTTTACAGCCTAGGCGGGTTATTGATCTGATTAAAGAACTTGAAGCGGCTGCACTTATCAGCGTTGAGAGTCGTGCTAGGGAAGGTCAGACCAATATCTACCGCTTGCAAAGGCGTGCGAGTAAGCCTAAAACTACCCAAAGCTATGCAAAATCTTGCGAAGGGACTACGCAGGGAAAAACACATGATAGTCTGCAAGATTCTGCATCCAATATACATGAATCTAAATTACATGAGTTAAATACAACAACTCCTGTTGCGTTAGATGTTACCGACAAAAAAATAGATCACTCCTCAGAAATTAGTGTCGATTCAGAGAATCAATCCCAACGAGAGATTTGTTCGTTATTACTTCAATGTGGAATTACTACCCACAGCGCTAAAAAACTTGCCAAGATAGCGTTTCAAAACAAGCGCAGCGCAAAAGAGATTGAGGAACTGATTCAAACGGTGCGTGGAAATGAAAGAGTTGAAAGTATTCCGGCTTACGTTTCACGCTTGGTTGAAATCAATTGCTTAAATCTAGGCGCTTTTAATCGGGCGAACACCCACCTTTCACCAAATAGGAATAGCAGTTCTGGGTTACATTCGGGTAATATAAAGCACGAAAAACCCACTGATTTTAGTAAATACGCTCCCGGCGGTAAATATTGGTATCTGGTTGCCAGTCGAGCTAACTGA
- a CDS encoding CHAT domain-containing tetratricopeptide repeat protein yields the protein MDSAESFVSAVLAAQDDFNLCYVLEQTAPTLNDTLAQQVKSRANELVSSDNQASLKIAESLIKAGVVANNLLYQALGLMVQGNVMMRRGELQRAIELYDDAKVAALRANNPIEAARSQVGKIGALMYLGDYKSAIEIAQHTAETLVAFGDYFPAAKAYANAAICYGELEQNEKAVEELQKARTLFEKHDSREAQTGLGLLLYNLSVTLCDLGRYHEALDCSLRASEIARRYELSNDEALYQEASAICYSLMGNYNRALRLHLEARDIFEKNGLIPQLIACEYFISEGYLELGRYEDAADQAKELISLLEQRNLVNSWNGTRTYHVLGRALAGLEQPSEAAAALLMAQSIAEQLGASGFKQRTDLRLAETYLSTDNPEDLDRSEELLNALLSNPQDLRILPNAQLLLARLETNREQYSAAIELAKSALTQFESQGIYNTLYSVYWQLAKICEQQGELNQASDYLDLSIQQLEQLRAQVAAETRHSFLLQKETIYQDAVRIALRFNDSQKAFDLVERVKSRALVELVGNQLDIKIKIRSERDRPLVEELENLRARHNDLTMRLARWQDGQDDKGELVPVASNENQNESELLQSEVLVCEKRLIELTEILQVKNALYAEDVSLIQSYISFDFGLLNPNEAIIEYYQAREEMLAFVVTRAGIKAITLSATPSQVNRLVSLLHQNFNQTPKLGAEKLLLNSQNFLSKLYALVFEPLELELAPITELRIVSHGTLHYLPFHALYRPSDSTYLLERFSEISYVPAAKLLLSCRERAKNSTASGALVLGYSGNGKLTSTLEEAEEINCILSRKIDTELALENDANLELFRQAASSKRLLHLATHGSFRENAPLFSSIQLEGGELTAHELYNLQLEASLMTLSCCESGLGVIGGGDEVMGLSRSCLYAGASSLALSLWRVEDKSSSQLMQLFYRNLLDGMGKAAALRQAQLWLMSEPQYRHPFYWAPFILIGDSGSL from the coding sequence ATGGATAGCGCTGAAAGTTTTGTGAGCGCTGTACTCGCAGCACAAGATGACTTTAATCTGTGCTATGTCCTTGAACAGACTGCCCCAACTCTTAATGATACTCTAGCTCAACAAGTAAAAAGCCGCGCTAACGAACTCGTTTCTTCGGATAATCAGGCGAGCCTGAAGATTGCCGAGTCTTTGATTAAAGCTGGCGTGGTGGCAAATAACCTGCTCTATCAGGCGTTAGGTTTGATGGTTCAGGGAAATGTAATGATGCGACGCGGTGAATTGCAACGGGCGATTGAATTGTATGATGATGCAAAGGTAGCGGCGCTTCGGGCAAACAATCCAATTGAGGCAGCGCGTTCACAGGTGGGGAAAATTGGCGCTTTGATGTATCTGGGAGATTATAAATCCGCCATCGAAATAGCCCAACATACCGCTGAAACATTGGTAGCTTTCGGTGATTACTTCCCCGCTGCCAAAGCCTATGCTAATGCGGCAATCTGTTACGGTGAGCTTGAGCAAAATGAAAAAGCGGTTGAGGAATTACAGAAAGCACGCACTCTGTTTGAGAAGCATGATAGTCGGGAGGCTCAAACCGGACTTGGCTTATTGCTTTACAATTTATCCGTTACATTATGCGATTTGGGACGTTACCACGAGGCATTGGATTGTTCCTTGCGCGCCAGCGAGATTGCACGCCGTTATGAATTAAGCAATGATGAAGCGCTTTATCAAGAAGCCTCCGCAATTTGTTACAGCTTGATGGGCAATTATAACCGCGCTTTGCGCTTGCACCTTGAAGCGCGAGATATTTTTGAAAAAAATGGTCTTATTCCTCAGCTTATTGCTTGCGAATATTTTATCAGCGAGGGTTATCTTGAACTGGGTCGTTATGAGGATGCGGCAGATCAGGCAAAAGAGCTTATCAGCCTGTTAGAGCAGCGCAACTTGGTTAATAGCTGGAATGGGACACGCACTTATCATGTGTTGGGACGCGCCTTGGCTGGTTTGGAGCAGCCTTCCGAAGCTGCTGCTGCTTTGTTGATGGCACAATCAATTGCTGAGCAACTGGGCGCATCAGGATTTAAACAGCGCACCGATCTGCGTTTGGCTGAGACTTATCTTTCAACCGACAACCCGGAAGACCTTGATCGTTCGGAAGAATTACTCAATGCTTTGCTAAGTAACCCTCAAGACCTACGCATTTTACCCAATGCCCAACTTTTGCTTGCGCGTCTGGAAACAAACCGGGAGCAATATAGCGCCGCAATTGAATTGGCTAAAAGCGCTCTGACACAATTTGAATCGCAGGGTATTTATAACACACTTTACAGTGTTTATTGGCAACTGGCTAAAATTTGTGAGCAACAAGGCGAATTAAATCAAGCTTCGGATTATCTTGATTTAAGTATTCAGCAACTTGAACAATTGCGCGCTCAGGTTGCCGCCGAGACTCGCCATAGTTTTCTGCTTCAGAAAGAAACCATTTACCAGGACGCAGTTAGAATAGCTCTACGTTTCAACGATTCACAGAAAGCCTTTGATTTAGTAGAGCGGGTTAAGTCTAGAGCGTTGGTAGAGTTGGTCGGCAATCAACTTGACATAAAAATAAAAATACGTTCTGAACGTGATCGCCCGTTGGTAGAAGAGTTGGAAAATTTGCGGGCACGCCATAACGATTTAACAATGCGGTTAGCGCGTTGGCAGGATGGACAAGATGATAAGGGTGAATTGGTTCCAGTTGCCAGTAATGAAAACCAAAACGAAAGTGAATTGCTTCAAAGCGAAGTGCTTGTTTGTGAAAAACGTCTTATAGAACTAACCGAGATACTTCAAGTCAAGAATGCGCTTTATGCTGAAGATGTCAGCCTTATACAGTCTTATATATCTTTTGATTTTGGGTTGTTGAACCCGAACGAAGCAATAATCGAATATTACCAAGCTCGCGAAGAGATGTTAGCCTTTGTTGTAACAAGGGCTGGTATCAAAGCGATTACCTTATCTGCTACTCCTTCACAGGTAAATCGTTTGGTTTCGTTGTTGCACCAGAATTTTAACCAGACTCCCAAGCTTGGCGCTGAAAAACTCTTGCTTAATAGTCAGAACTTTCTTAGCAAGCTGTATGCTTTGGTGTTTGAACCGCTTGAGTTAGAGCTTGCGCCGATTACCGAACTGAGAATTGTATCGCATGGCACCTTACACTATCTGCCTTTCCATGCTTTATATCGTCCTAGCGATTCTACTTATTTGCTAGAGCGCTTTAGCGAAATCAGCTATGTACCGGCGGCAAAACTATTATTATCCTGCCGCGAACGTGCTAAAAACTCAACGGCTAGTGGAGCGTTGGTGTTGGGATATTCTGGTAATGGAAAGCTAACTTCTACGCTAGAAGAAGCTGAGGAAATTAATTGCATTCTGAGTCGTAAAATTGATACAGAGTTGGCATTGGAGAATGATGCTAATCTGGAATTGTTCCGGCAAGCAGCGTCTTCGAAAAGACTCTTGCATCTGGCTACACACGGCAGTTTCCGTGAAAACGCCCCGCTCTTTTCATCAATTCAACTTGAAGGTGGCGAACTAACTGCCCACGAATTGTACAACTTGCAACTTGAGGCTTCATTAATGACGCTTAGTTGTTGCGAATCGGGTCTTGGAGTTATCGGTGGTGGCGATGAAGTAATGGGTTTAAGCCGATCATGCTTGTATGCCGGAGCAAGTAGTTTGGCTCTCTCTCTTTGGCGAGTAGAAGATAAATCCAGTTCGCAGCTTATGCAGTTGTTTTACCGAAACCTACTTGATGGTATGGGTAAAGCAGCCGCTTTAAGGCAAGCTCAACTCTGGTTGATGTCTGAGCCACAATACCGACATCCATTTTACTGGGCGCCTTTTATTTTAATTGGTGATAGCGGTAGTCTCTAA
- a CDS encoding S8 family peptidase, protein MSRKPDFEYILQTQPLERKRHIQDNSTGPVFAQNRLILSGQGESLERLFKRYMAKPLELDGCKSYRIRDVVRVGGDLFRDNVPVLHTLVKGEPIAPILLDNYMTKDEDEALLGYDDDDNEVLESYVVSFDPPAKSEDLKKLAQELVEQSRFFQDTEDEVKGFSVNHDHVFSLKRVPFLSPFRIKGGSLNITPFATTQNQKTVEDVFRDQPCWDEIGFSDESLNREITGQATVVIFDTAPDIKAIHSALTNNIIQYYIDMKPGTFIPSQKPQDMDLKMLHRWSSVRETPPIFTDKGKDIEPEDLVPYHGVLAASLIHHIVPDAQIILVNVFDHDGETTGSTLTGALDLILRICDNPVEIYGEEYLKIDPSKLVYNLSLGIPRSLAEYVDAGYLLKACKRACKKGMYKSHEKPDQTTGAVIVAAAGNDSYYLHMFNPEEPAAYGFYNDDWDVYNKTIAVAGSRIKSEEYVLYSNQGNLAAPGDYLLMDTGNDDAPFGRYVYWAGTSFATPLVSGAAAFLLQKGYTPDIIKNQLWKGATQNAINKNFTWKAAPIINLALSL, encoded by the coding sequence ATGAGCAGGAAACCCGATTTCGAATATATTCTGCAAACCCAGCCACTGGAGCGTAAAAGGCATATACAGGACAATAGCACCGGCCCTGTTTTTGCCCAGAACCGCTTAATTTTATCTGGGCAGGGCGAGAGTCTTGAAAGACTCTTCAAACGTTACATGGCTAAACCTCTGGAATTGGATGGTTGCAAGAGCTATCGGATTCGCGACGTAGTGCGTGTAGGCGGCGATCTTTTTAGGGATAATGTACCTGTATTGCATACTTTAGTTAAAGGTGAGCCAATTGCTCCTATCCTGCTTGATAATTATATGACCAAGGATGAAGATGAAGCCTTGCTAGGCTATGATGATGACGATAATGAAGTATTGGAAAGCTATGTGGTTAGCTTTGATCCTCCGGCGAAATCCGAAGACCTGAAAAAACTGGCGCAGGAACTGGTTGAGCAAAGCCGCTTTTTCCAAGATACCGAAGATGAGGTAAAGGGTTTTAGCGTAAATCATGACCATGTATTTAGCCTGAAACGTGTGCCATTTCTCAGCCCTTTCCGAATCAAAGGCGGTTCTTTAAATATTACGCCTTTTGCCACCACCCAAAATCAGAAGACTGTGGAGGATGTGTTTAGAGATCAACCCTGCTGGGACGAAATCGGTTTCTCCGACGAATCACTTAATAGGGAGATTACCGGACAAGCAACCGTGGTGATTTTTGATACTGCGCCCGATATTAAAGCAATCCATAGCGCCCTTACGAATAACATCATCCAGTATTATATTGATATGAAGCCGGGTACTTTCATTCCTTCGCAAAAGCCGCAGGATATGGATTTGAAAATGCTTCACCGCTGGTCTTCTGTTCGGGAAACTCCCCCTATCTTTACCGATAAGGGTAAGGATATTGAGCCTGAAGATCTGGTTCCGTATCATGGTGTATTGGCTGCCAGCCTTATCCATCATATCGTACCTGACGCACAAATAATTCTGGTGAACGTTTTCGACCACGATGGCGAAACTACCGGTTCCACTCTCACGGGCGCGTTGGATTTAATTTTACGAATTTGTGACAACCCTGTGGAAATTTACGGCGAGGAGTATCTGAAAATTGATCCGAGCAAACTGGTTTACAACTTGAGTTTGGGGATACCGCGTAGCTTGGCTGAGTATGTGGATGCCGGTTATTTGCTGAAGGCTTGCAAGCGTGCCTGCAAGAAAGGCATGTATAAATCTCATGAAAAACCGGATCAGACCACCGGAGCAGTTATTGTGGCGGCTGCCGGAAATGATAGCTACTACTTGCATATGTTTAATCCGGAAGAACCCGCCGCTTATGGTTTTTACAACGATGATTGGGACGTTTACAACAAAACTATTGCTGTGGCGGGAAGCAGGATAAAATCAGAAGAATATGTCTTGTACAGCAATCAGGGTAATTTGGCGGCTCCCGGCGACTACCTCTTGATGGATACCGGCAACGATGATGCTCCATTTGGGCGCTATGTGTACTGGGCAGGCACTTCCTTTGCCACTCCGCTTGTTAGTGGTGCGGCAGCGTTTTTGCTTCAGAAGGGCTATACACCGGATATTATTAAAAATCAGCTATGGAAAGGCGCAACCCAGAACGCTATTAATAAAAACTTTACTTGGAAGGCTGCCCCGATAATCAATCTGGCGCTTTCCCTCTAA